The Hymenobacter swuensis DY53 genome includes the window GCCTGGTACTGCACCATTGCACCGGCCGCGTCCAGCTCGCCCACCAGCACTGTGCAGGCCCCGCAGTCACCTTCCCGGCAGCCGATTTTGGTGCCTTTCAGGTGCTGGTGGTAACGCACGAAATCGAGCAGGGTGCTGCCCGCTGGCTGGTCAGTGCGGATGAGCTGGTTATTGAGGTAAAACTGAAGCATACGGGAGCAAAAAGGCATAAGCGGAAAGGAAAGTTACGGGATTTTCACTTTCGGCGTAACAATTCGGTAATGTTCGTAATCAGGGACGGCTACCCGGTCTGGTGGGAAAATCAGCACTCGACGGAAAATATATTATAGAGCTAATAATTGTGGCCAGACGGCTGTCATACAACGTAATTGCCGCGCCTTGCCAGTCTATGGGTGGCGGCTGACGGCTACTTCTGCCCAGCCGCAACGAACTGAACAGGTGGCCTGCCGGTTGAGGGAGCAAGTTAGGTGCCACGCAGGTGCCGCTGGCGGCGTATGGCGCAATGCTGTTACCTTGCCGGCCTCGAAACTCATCTGTGGACAGGCGGCCCGGGCTGCTGTACTGCATCATTACTATATCAGTATGGCCAAAACATTGAAATTCACGAATGTTCGGAAAACCACTTTTTTCGCCACGGTGCGCGAGCGGGTGGATGCCTACTTTGTAGCTGAGGGAATTTCGCGCCACGCCAACGGGACTATGTGGGCCAAAACCATCTTCTTCCTGAGTGGCTACGTGGGCCTGTACGTGCTGATTCTTTCGAACCAGTTCGGGTTGCTGGCTATGGCCGGGCTGGCGGCCCTGATGGGCGCGTTTGCCGCTTTTATCGGCTTCAACGTGTGTCACGACGCGCTGCACGGTGCGTTTTCAGCCAATAAGAACGTGAATAAGTGGCTGGGCATGGTATTCAACCTGATTGGGGCCAGCCCTTATGTGTGGAATATCACCCACAACATCGTACACCACACCTACACCAACATTGCCGGCCACGATGAGGACATTGAAGTGGCCCCCGGCCTGATCCGGCTGTCGGAGGAGGAGCCGGTGCGCTGGATTCAGCAGTTTCAGCATTGGTACGCGTTTCCGGTGTATGGGCTGGCTTCGCTCTCGTGGGTACTGCGCAAGGATTACGTGAAGTTTTTCCAGGGCAAGATTGGGGAGCACGTCACCAAGCACCCGCGCCGCGAGTACGTGAATTTGTTTCTGTACAAAGCCGTGTATTACGCTTTGTTCATTGTGCTGCCGCTGGTGGTGCTGGATGTTACGTGGTGGCAGTTTGCGCTGGGCTTCGTCTGGATGCACTTCGTGGAAGGGCTGGTGCTGGGCCTCGTGTTTCAGCTGGCCCACGTGGTAGAAGGCACTGCCTTCCCACTGCCCGATGACCAGGGCGACATGCGCGAGGCCTGGGCCGTGCATCAGATGCAGACCACGGCCAACTTCTCGCCCGACAGCAAGCTGGCTAGTTTCCTGTGCGGCGGCTTGAACCGGCAGGTGGAGCACCACTTGTTCCCGAAGGTTTGCCATATTCATTATCCGGCCCTGGCTCCTATCCTGCGCCAGACGGCCCTGGAGTTCGGGGTGCCCTACATTGAGAACAAGACGTTCTTCGGGGCCTTGCAGTCACACTACCGAATGCTGCGCCAGATGGGTCCGGAGGCTTACCGGCAGGCGCGTACGGAGCGGGTGGCGGTGGCGGCCTAGGGGCGAAATTATTAGCCTATCATATAGAAGCGCAGTTGGGCAAGATGCCCCGGCTGCGCTTTTGTATGATGGGCGGATGGGTGCCGTTGGCAAAATCCCAAGCCAAGGTTACGGGGGAGTTGGCTACTTTCGGCCCGGTTTTGGCCGTGGCCGGCCGTCGCAACTTCCCTCTTATGCTTCGTATGACTACTTTTTCCCCGTTTCGTGCCGCGTTGAACCTGTTGGCTGGGGCCGGTTTGCTGTTTTCGGCCTCGTGCACCGCGCCGCGCGCCATTGTGAGTACCGGTAAGGTCACGCCGCGCGGCGAATTCCGAGTAGGTGGCAACATGGCCTTCAACGTACCCACCGAAACCCTTGGTAAAACCGGCACGGCGCTGCTGGATGCGGCCAAAGCGGCGGCTAACAAAGACACCATCCGCTATAACCAGAGCATCGAAAATATCCAGGTAGCAGCCCTGGCCTACGTGCTCGATCCGGTGCGGCCGACCTCAGACGTGTATGTACGCTACGGCGTAATTGACCGGCTCGACGTGGGGTACAAGTACGGCTTCGGCTCCCACGTTTTTGATGCCATGTACCAGTTTCTAGGGCCGACGGGCACGGTGGAAAACCCCGGTACGCGGCAGCCAGGCGCTACGTACGGCAGCATCGGGCTGCAGTTTGCCACCCAGCGGGCCAAGCTGCCTAGCATTCCGTTTCTGGATAACGTGACGGACTTCCTGAACTTTCGGGCCAGTCGGCAGGATATCCTGATTCCACTGGTATTCAGCAAGTCGCTCGGGGTAGAGGAGGAAATCGGAGCCATTTCCTACGGCGTGGTGTACGCGCACAGCTTCTTCAAATATGGCTTCCAGCCACAGAATCTGTACAATGGCGTCGGCAGCTCACTGCTTCCTTCTCTGCCCACAGCCAAGCAGAACTTCAGCTCGTTCGGGGCGTTCTTCAATGCCAAGCTGGGCTACAAGTATGCCTACTTTATCCCGGCACTATCGGTGTACTACCAGAATTATGGCGAGTATCAGCTGCTGAACAACCGCACCGCCAAACTCAGCGGCCTCACCTTCATTCCCAGCCTGGGCCTGCAGTTCCGCATTCCCGGCGCGCGGCGCTAACGGCAGTCTCGAGCGTATGAATATTCTCTACGGAGTGCCCGGCGAAGGGCTGGGGCACGCGACGCGCAGTAAGGTGATAATCGGGCATCTGCTCAGTCAGGGCCATGAGGTATGCGTGGTGAGTAGCTCGCGAGCTTACCAGATGCTGGCCGCCAACTTCCCCGGGCGGGTGCACGAAATCCGGGGCTTTCACCTGGCGTATAAACACCTCACCGTTTCGAAGTCGCGCACGGCGGCCCTGACATTGCGCTCGGCGCCGGAAAACCTGCGGGTGAACTTCCGCAAGTATCGGGAGCTGCTCTGCGACTTCGAGCCCGAGGTGGTGATTTCCGATTTCGAGTCGTTCAGCTTTCTGTTCGCCAAGTGGAAAAATCTGCCCGTCATCAGCATTGATAACATGCAGATTATCAGCCGGGCTGCCTTGGATGTGCCCATACCGGCGGCGGAGCGCGGCAACCTGGCCTTGGCTCGCCAGATTGTACGCGCCAAACTGCCCGGTAGTCAGCACTACTTCATCAGCACCTTCTTCCCGCTGCCGCTCATCAAGGAGCGCACCACGCTGGTGCCGCCCATTCTGCGGCCCGAGGTGCTGGCCCTGCGCCCTACGCATGGCGCGCACATACTGGTGTATCAATCGGCTACCACGCAGAAGGATTTGGTGGCGCAGCTGCAGCAGTTGCCGGGGCAGGAGTTTCGGGTGTATGGCTTCAACAAGGAAGAAAACCACGGCAACGTGCAGCTGCGGGCCTTCAGTGAGGCCGGCTTTCTGGCCGACTTAGCCAGTGCCCGGGCGGTGGTCACCAACGGCGGCTTCTCTCTCATCAGCGAAGCAGTGTACCTGCGCAAGCCGATGTGCGCGGTGCCCATTCCGGCCCAGTTCGAGCAGTTTCTCAACGCGGCCGAAATCGAGAAGCTGGGCTACGGCCGCCACTTCTCCGCCATCACTCCTGATAACCTCAAAGCCTTTCTCTACGACCTGTCCGGCTTCGAAACCGCTCTGCAAGGGTACACGCAGCAGGGCAACGACGAGCTGTTTGCGGCTCTGGAGCAGGTGCTGACTGCTTTGGTCGTGTCGCGCTAGAGCCGCGCCAACTGCTCCCGCACTTCGGCTAGTCGGGCCTGCTTGGCGGCCTCGCGGCGGGCGGTGGCGGTGGGTGTCCAGTAGCGGTGGCCGCTCAGGAAGTCAACCTGCAGGCGTAACCAGGCTTCCTCTCCTGCTATCATATTGCGCACCGTCAGCTCCTCGTACAAAGTTGAACTGATGGGCCAGAAATCGGAGCGGCCGAGGTAATCCAGGTCGGCGTCGCAGAGGATCCGGGCCAAGTGAAGCGGCCCAGGGCTTTGGGGCATCTGCGTCGCCAGGATGAGCTGGCAAATCAGTTCGATGTGGGCCGGCTCGTAACCGAAGCCGGGCAGGACCTGGCGCGCCAAGGCACAGCCGGCGGCCTCGTGGCCTTGGTAGGTAGTCAGGAAACCGGCATCGTGGTAGTGGGCGGCGGTGCGCAGCAGAGCCAGTTCGGTGGGGTCGGAAACGCCTTCGGCCAGGGCCAGAGACTGGGCCTGCTCAACCACGTCGAGGGTGTGATGTAGGCCGTGGTAGAACAGGGTAGGAGCAAGGTGCTGACGGAGCTGGTCGAGGACGTAGGTTTCGGCGCGAAGGCAATCCATGAGGAGCAAACGAGGCTTAGAAGGTGTAAGTAGCGGAAAAATCCGGCATCAAGCCGCCGCCGGCTCCTATCTTGCACCCGTGGTAGTGCTTAGTGCCCAAGCCCTGGTACCCAGGTGAACCGGCAGAAGTTACCTCTGTCAGCTACGCGCTACCACCCAGGCACTAAGCATTACACAATGACATTACTTGCGCGTTGGCAGCAGCTGTTGGGCATCCGACCCGAAGAGGGGCGTACGGTGGGGCTGTTCTTTCTGCACAACTTTCTGCTGGGCATCGGGACCATTCTGGTGTACGTGGCGGCCAACGTGATTCTGCTCGAAAATCAGCCGGAACGCAACCTGCCGCTGGCCTACGGGGTGGCCGCGCTGGCTATGGTAGCTGCCGGCCAGGTATACGCGCACTATGAGCACCATCTGGGCCTGCAGCGGGTAGCCGTGCGGGTGCTGCTGGCCGTGGTGGTCCTGATGACGGTGATTGGGGTGCTGGTTGCCGTGGGCCACTCGGTGTGGGCGGCAGTGGCCATCATGACGGGCTACCGCGTGATTTACCTACTCACCAACCTGGAATTCTGGGGCGTGTCGGCAGTGGTGTTTGATGTGCGGCAGGGGCGGCGGCTGTTCAGCGTCATCAGCTCCGGCGACATGCCCGCCAAGGCCCTGGGTGCTGTGCTGGCGTTGCTGGTGCACCATCACGCGGAGCTGCTGTGGCTGCTGCTGCTGGCTTTCGGGGCCTATGTGGGGGCGTTGCTGGTGCTGCGTACTACGGGTCGGGAACATCTGGTGGAAGCGCGTTCCGGCGGCCGGGCCGCGCGGGCGCAAGCCGTGGCCGCACCGCTGCAACGCTGGTTCGGCAGCAGCCGCCTGGTCCTGAGCATGTGCCTGAGCATGCTGGCTATTGCGGCCGTTACTACCGGCGTGGAATATTCCTTTTTTGTCAACGTCAAGCATCAGTTTCACGACCAGACGCTGGTGATGCGCTACGTCAGCACCGTGCTGGCCCTCACCTACTTGGTGGCACTGGTGGTGAAGCTGCTGGTAACCGGCAAGCTGCTTGATGTGCTGGGCGTACGAACGATTTTACTGGCCCTGCCGGCCCTCGTATTGCTGGGCCTGGGGCTGTTCAGTCAGCATAGCAGCTGGGGGCCGGGTGGCGTCATGCTTTACTTCTGCGCCTTATTCCTGACAATGGAAATCTTGCGGCGGGCTTTCTTCGACCCAGTGTTTCTGGTGCTGTTTCAGCCGCTGCCCGCTGCCGAGCGGTTGCAGGCGCATACCCTCTCGAAGGGCGTGTATGAGCCCTTGGGCATGGGTCTGGCTGGTCTGTTGCTGCTGGTGCCTCACTTCTGGCCTAAGCTGGACGCCAACTTTACCTTCGGGTGGATGGCGGTACTGCTAACCGGCGCAATTTTCATGCTTTACCGTACCTACGGGCACTACCTCGATGAGCTGCACCACGCCGTGAGCCGCCGGTTTGCCCTGCCCCATGAGCTGCCCGCCGCCGGGCAACCCAACAGCAATAACACGGTATCGGAGGCGGAAACAGAGGCGTTGGTGGCGGCATTAGCCGATAAGCCCACGCGGGCTGCTGCCTTCACGGAGCTGCAGCACCTGGGCTTGGCCGCACTATCAGTGCTGGTTCGTACGCTGCAAAGCAGTACCGATGCGGTGGTAACGCGGCGGGTGGCGCAACTGTGCGGCCGTCTGCCCACCGCTCAGAGCCGCGTTACGCTGGTGGCGCTGGCACAGCGGCCCGATTTGGGGCAGCGCGAAGATGCCCTGCGCGCCCTCCGCAACTTTGCCCCGGAGCCAGCCACTACGCCTGTTTTTCAGGCATTGGTGCAACAGGAGCTACAACTGGCCCGCGAGCTACTGCACGGGCAGGCTACTACGGCAAATCAGCCCGTGCAGGATGCGCTGGCGTACGAGCTGACGCGGGTGCAGCAGCGCCTGTTTGGGGAGTTGCAGCAGCTCTACGCGCCCCAGGCCATTGCCGATGCGCAGCGCAGCGTGGCGCACGCCACCCGGGAGCGGCAGGCCAATGCCCTCGAAATCCTGGATAACATCATTCCCCGCCCCATGTACCAAGGGCTCCAGACGCTGCTGGAAGTGGGCACACCCGCTGCCAAAGCGGCCCGTTTCGACCGGCTGTTGTCAGCTGCTACCACTCCTGGGCCTATTGTGGCCACTATTGTGGAGCGGGGCGAAACGGCCTTTTCCGATTGGACCGTGAGCCTGGCCCTGCGCTACTGGTCGGCCACTGAGGTGCATTTTGCCCTGCTTCGGCCCCACTTGCATAGTACCAGCCCACTGGTGCGAGAAAGTGCCTTAGCGGTGCTGGCCCGCTGGGCCGAAACCCAGCCAGCGGCCTACCAGGCGGCCGTTACGCAAGAACCTTCCCTGCCCGATTTACTTATGAGCCATTCTGCCACTACTGCCCACGTTTCTGCCGCCGACCGGGTGGCTATTCTCCAGCGCACCGCGTTGTTTGCCGCTACGCCCGCCAACGTCCTCAGCAGCATTGTGCCCATCATGAAAGAGGTGAGTTTTGGCGCCGGAGAGCAGATCTTTGCCAAGGGCGACTTGGGTACTTCCCTCTTCATCGTGTCGGAAGGGGAGGTGGGCATTTTTACCGGTTCGCAGCTGCTGGCTACTTTCCGTCCCGGCGACTTTTTTGGGGAACTCGCCCTGCTCGATGCTGAGCCACGTTCGGCTACTGCCGTGGCCCAAAGCCCCGTTACAGCCTTCCGCCTCGACCAGGACGATTTCTATGATGTGATGGAGGAGCGGAGCGAAGTGCTGCGCAATATTCTGCGCGTCCTCTGCCAACGCCTGCGCAAGCAGAATGAAGCAAGTGAAGTCAAAGCGCAGAAGTAAAAAGACACAGAGTTGTGCCTTTTTACTTCTGCGCTTTGACTTCACCACTACGCCACTACCTCGTAAATCATCATGGGCTGGGCCTTATTCTTGAGGGTTACCTCGTGGAGCGGGCGGCATTGGAACGACTCCTTTACCCGCTCGTAGGTGGCTTCCGTGATAATAATCTGACCGGGCTGGGCCACGGATTGCAACCGTTGACTCACGTTCACATTGTCGCCGATGACGGTGTAGTCGAGACGCTTGAGGGAAGCTGAGCCGATGTTACCCGACACCATTTCGCCGGTATTGATACCGATGCTGACCAACGGTTGGTAGGGTCGGCCATCGGGTAACACGTCCTCGTTGGCCTGCACCACGGCGCGCACGGCTAGGGCTGCGTCCACGGCCCGGTCGAGGTGGTACTCGCCCCGAAAAACGGCCATTACCGCATCGCCCATAAACTTGTCGATGTAGCCACCCTGCGCAATAACCTCCTTCACCATCTGGTCGAAGTAACGGTTGAGCATGGTGACAATGTCGGCGGGCGGCAGTACTTCGGAGAGAGACGTAAAGCCGCAGATGTCGATGAAAACCACCGAGGCATCGACCGTTTCGGAGGCCATCAGCGTGTTTTCGAACTCCGGCCGCCCCACAAAGTTGAGTACGGTTTCATCCACGTACATGCGCAGAATGTTGTTTTCCTGGATGGCCCGTAGCGTCTCGCGCAGCTGCTGTACGTGCTGGGCGGTCTTGTCCATTGTCAGCTCCAGGTCCAGGAAGTCCACGGGCTTGGTCACGAAATCAAACGCCCCCCGGTTCATGGCCGTGCGGATGTTCTGCATGTCGCCGTAGGCTGATACCATCACGGTTTTGAGGACTGGATTGGCCTCCTGTAGCTTGCTGAGCAGCGTGAGGCCATCCATTACCGGCATGTTGATGTCGGAGAGAATGATGTCGAGGTCGGGGTGCTGCTGCAGGGTGTTCAGGGCCTCTTGGCCATTGCTGGCAAACACGAATTCGTACACACTTTCCCGAATCTTGCGCCGGAACTTCTGCTTGATGAGCAGCTCCAAGTCTGCCTCATCATCAACTACCAGAATCTTAGTTTTCATGCTCGGTGAGGTGCAGTAGTTTTTCCTTGAGGGCCACAAAATCCACGGGCTTCGAGAGGAAGTCGTTGGCACCCAGGGCCAGGGCCTGCTGGCGGCTGTCGTCGTCGCCGTACGCGGTAATCATCATTACCTGAGGCGGGGTAGGCGGCGGCGCGCCGTACTCCTGCCGGATGTGGCGCAGCAGTTCCAGCCCACTCATGCCGGGCATGTTGATATCAGATAAAATCAGCACTACTTCGGAGGCATGGTCGTGCAGGTAATCCAGCGCTTCCTCACCCGAGTAGGCAAACGAAAAGGTAAATAGCCCGTTGCGGATTTCACGCCGGAACCGTTGCTCGAACAGCGTCCGCACGTCCTGCTCGTCGTCAACTACCAGTATTTTCATGGGGCTAAAGGTACGGGGTGGAAGATGATAGCGTAACCGTTTTCTAGCTACAAGGCGTTACTGCCCCGCTGGCAACGTAATAATAAACTCGGTACCCTGGCCTTCCTCCGTTTCCACGGCAAGGGTGCCGGCGTGGCCTTTCGTTACAATATCGTAGCTGAGAGAAAGGCCCAGGCCGGTGCCTTCGCCGGTGGGCTTGGTGGTGAAGAAGGGCTGGAAAATTTTCTGGCGCACAGCTTCCGGAATACCGGTGCCATTGTCGTGTACGCGCACCTCCACGCCGCCGCCGGGCAGGGCGCGGGTGGCCACGCGTACGGTAGGGGCATAGCCGGTTTCGCCCTGCTCTTTACGCTTCTGTACGGCATAAAAGGCATTGGTGAACAGATTGAGCAGCACCCGGCCCAGGTCCTGGGCCACGGCCTCAATTTTGGGGAGGGGAGAAGCAAAATCGGTTGTGAGCGTGGCATTAAAGGATTTGTCCTTTGCTCGCAGGCCGTGGTAAGCCAGGCGCAGGTATTCGTCGGCCAGCACGTTGAGGTCGGTGGGTTGCCGCTCGCCGGTACTGGCGCGGGAGTGTTCCAGCATGCCCCGCACGATACTGGCGGCACGCTGTCCGTGGTGGGTAATCTTTTGCAGGTTTTGCTTGAGGTCGGCCAGCAGCTCGGCTTCCAACTCCTGGTCCCGCTCGGGGCGTTGCTGCTCTTCCTCCAGCTCCATTACCAGCTCGGCACTCACATCGGAAAAGTTGGTGACGAAGTTGAGCGGATTCTGAATCTCGTGGGCAATACCGGCCGTCAGCTCGCCCAATGAAGCCATTTTCTCGGCCTGAATCAGTTGGGCCTGGGTGGTTTTGAGCTCTTCCAGCGCGTGTTGCAACTCCTCGGTCTGCAGGGTGAGCGAAGACGTGCGCTCGGCCACCATGCTCTCCAATACCGCATTCTGGGCCGCTATTTCGCGTCGTTCCTTTTCCTCCGCTTCCCGCTGCACCCGTTCGGCTTCCAGCTGCTTCTTCTGCTTTCTGGCAATGAGCACGAAGGTCACCAGCCAGATGACGGCAAACCCCTGACTATTGCTGAACAGGTTTTTGTACTCGCGCATAAAGCTACTGCTCAAGGTCCCTGACAGCAGTTCAATAGCCGAATATGCCACATAGGGTACCACGGCCAGCAGGATGGTCCGGGCCGGCCGGTAATCCTGCACCCGTACCAGCACCAGCACCACCATGGCCATCAGGAACAGCGTGTATATCTCATCCAACTGGTCCGTCTTCCACTGAATGAGTAGGGAAAACAGGTAGAGCAACAGCCCCGGCACCCAGAAATACCCAATCAGCCGGTTCAGGTGGGGCATCCGGGTGGGCAAATCCAGAAACTGCCGCATACTCCGCACTATTACAGCGGCTATGCCCACGGAAATTAAAATAGACGCGTTTACTTCCATGCGGGGAAAGAGGAGGAGGAACGGGAAATAAAAAAGTGCCTACGGCTTGC containing:
- a CDS encoding fatty acid desaturase family protein — its product is MAKTLKFTNVRKTTFFATVRERVDAYFVAEGISRHANGTMWAKTIFFLSGYVGLYVLILSNQFGLLAMAGLAALMGAFAAFIGFNVCHDALHGAFSANKNVNKWLGMVFNLIGASPYVWNITHNIVHHTYTNIAGHDEDIEVAPGLIRLSEEEPVRWIQQFQHWYAFPVYGLASLSWVLRKDYVKFFQGKIGEHVTKHPRREYVNLFLYKAVYYALFIVLPLVVLDVTWWQFALGFVWMHFVEGLVLGLVFQLAHVVEGTAFPLPDDQGDMREAWAVHQMQTTANFSPDSKLASFLCGGLNRQVEHHLFPKVCHIHYPALAPILRQTALEFGVPYIENKTFFGALQSHYRMLRQMGPEAYRQARTERVAVAA
- a CDS encoding MJ1255/VC2487 family glycosyltransferase, with the protein product MNILYGVPGEGLGHATRSKVIIGHLLSQGHEVCVVSSSRAYQMLAANFPGRVHEIRGFHLAYKHLTVSKSRTAALTLRSAPENLRVNFRKYRELLCDFEPEVVISDFESFSFLFAKWKNLPVISIDNMQIISRAALDVPIPAAERGNLALARQIVRAKLPGSQHYFISTFFPLPLIKERTTLVPPILRPEVLALRPTHGAHILVYQSATTQKDLVAQLQQLPGQEFRVYGFNKEENHGNVQLRAFSEAGFLADLASARAVVTNGGFSLISEAVYLRKPMCAVPIPAQFEQFLNAAEIEKLGYGRHFSAITPDNLKAFLYDLSGFETALQGYTQQGNDELFAALEQVLTALVVSR
- a CDS encoding HD domain-containing protein, whose product is MDCLRAETYVLDQLRQHLAPTLFYHGLHHTLDVVEQAQSLALAEGVSDPTELALLRTAAHYHDAGFLTTYQGHEAAGCALARQVLPGFGYEPAHIELICQLILATQMPQSPGPLHLARILCDADLDYLGRSDFWPISSTLYEELTVRNMIAGEEAWLRLQVDFLSGHRYWTPTATARREAAKQARLAEVREQLARL
- a CDS encoding cyclic nucleotide-binding domain-containing protein; protein product: MTLLARWQQLLGIRPEEGRTVGLFFLHNFLLGIGTILVYVAANVILLENQPERNLPLAYGVAALAMVAAGQVYAHYEHHLGLQRVAVRVLLAVVVLMTVIGVLVAVGHSVWAAVAIMTGYRVIYLLTNLEFWGVSAVVFDVRQGRRLFSVISSGDMPAKALGAVLALLVHHHAELLWLLLLAFGAYVGALLVLRTTGREHLVEARSGGRAARAQAVAAPLQRWFGSSRLVLSMCLSMLAIAAVTTGVEYSFFVNVKHQFHDQTLVMRYVSTVLALTYLVALVVKLLVTGKLLDVLGVRTILLALPALVLLGLGLFSQHSSWGPGGVMLYFCALFLTMEILRRAFFDPVFLVLFQPLPAAERLQAHTLSKGVYEPLGMGLAGLLLLVPHFWPKLDANFTFGWMAVLLTGAIFMLYRTYGHYLDELHHAVSRRFALPHELPAAGQPNSNNTVSEAETEALVAALADKPTRAAAFTELQHLGLAALSVLVRTLQSSTDAVVTRRVAQLCGRLPTAQSRVTLVALAQRPDLGQREDALRALRNFAPEPATTPVFQALVQQELQLARELLHGQATTANQPVQDALAYELTRVQQRLFGELQQLYAPQAIADAQRSVAHATRERQANALEILDNIIPRPMYQGLQTLLEVGTPAAKAARFDRLLSAATTPGPIVATIVERGETAFSDWTVSLALRYWSATEVHFALLRPHLHSTSPLVRESALAVLARWAETQPAAYQAAVTQEPSLPDLLMSHSATTAHVSAADRVAILQRTALFAATPANVLSSIVPIMKEVSFGAGEQIFAKGDLGTSLFIVSEGEVGIFTGSQLLATFRPGDFFGELALLDAEPRSATAVAQSPVTAFRLDQDDFYDVMEERSEVLRNILRVLCQRLRKQNEASEVKAQK
- a CDS encoding adenylate/guanylate cyclase domain-containing protein, with amino-acid sequence MKTKILVVDDEADLELLIKQKFRRKIRESVYEFVFASNGQEALNTLQQHPDLDIILSDINMPVMDGLTLLSKLQEANPVLKTVMVSAYGDMQNIRTAMNRGAFDFVTKPVDFLDLELTMDKTAQHVQQLRETLRAIQENNILRMYVDETVLNFVGRPEFENTLMASETVDASVVFIDICGFTSLSEVLPPADIVTMLNRYFDQMVKEVIAQGGYIDKFMGDAVMAVFRGEYHLDRAVDAALAVRAVVQANEDVLPDGRPYQPLVSIGINTGEMVSGNIGSASLKRLDYTVIGDNVNVSQRLQSVAQPGQIIITEATYERVKESFQCRPLHEVTLKNKAQPMMIYEVVA
- a CDS encoding response regulator, which codes for MKILVVDDEQDVRTLFEQRFRREIRNGLFTFSFAYSGEEALDYLHDHASEVVLILSDINMPGMSGLELLRHIRQEYGAPPPTPPQVMMITAYGDDDSRQQALALGANDFLSKPVDFVALKEKLLHLTEHEN
- a CDS encoding ATP-binding protein — translated: MRQFLDLPTRMPHLNRLIGYFWVPGLLLYLFSLLIQWKTDQLDEIYTLFLMAMVVLVLVRVQDYRPARTILLAVVPYVAYSAIELLSGTLSSSFMREYKNLFSNSQGFAVIWLVTFVLIARKQKKQLEAERVQREAEEKERREIAAQNAVLESMVAERTSSLTLQTEELQHALEELKTTQAQLIQAEKMASLGELTAGIAHEIQNPLNFVTNFSDVSAELVMELEEEQQRPERDQELEAELLADLKQNLQKITHHGQRAASIVRGMLEHSRASTGERQPTDLNVLADEYLRLAYHGLRAKDKSFNATLTTDFASPLPKIEAVAQDLGRVLLNLFTNAFYAVQKRKEQGETGYAPTVRVATRALPGGGVEVRVHDNGTGIPEAVRQKIFQPFFTTKPTGEGTGLGLSLSYDIVTKGHAGTLAVETEEGQGTEFIITLPAGQ